From the Jeongeupia sp. HS-3 genome, the window CGGAGCACGCCAATGTGCCAATTGCTGGGCATGAATTGCAACGTGCCGACCGATATCGTGTTTTCGTTTGAAGGTTTTCATCGTCGTGGCGGGCTGACCGACCATCATGCTGACGGCTGGGGCATCGCGTTCTTTGAAGATCGCGGCTGCCGGCTGTTTCTGGATTATCTGCCGTCGATCACCTCGCCGATCGCCGAGCTGGTTCGCGCCTACCCGATCAAGAGCCGCAATGTCATCGCACACATTCGCAAGGCGACGCAGGGCACGGTCAATCTCGCCAACACTCATCCGTTCCGGCGCGAGCTGTGGGGGCAGTACTGGATATTTGCCCACAACGGCAATCTGGACGGCCTGCCTTCGCTGGCGGGCAGCCGCTTTCAGCCGGTCGGCGACACCGATAGCGAACAGGCCTTCTGCTGGCTGCTCGATGCCTTGGCCCGGCGCTTTCCCTCCGCGCCAGCGCGCGATGAACTGTATGCGGCACTGAAACCGCTGGCGGACGAGCTTGCCAGTCGCGGCAGCTTCAACTTCCTGCTCTCCAACGGCGAGCTACTGTTCGCGCGCTGCGCGACCGATTTGCATTACATCATCCGCCGCGCGCCATTCTCGACCGCGCACCTTTCGGATGCCGATGTCAGCATCGACTTCTCGTCGGTCACGACGCCGGACGACAGGGTCGCGGTGATCGCGACGCAACCGCTGACCGACAACGAAACATGGATCAAGATGAAAAGCGGCCAACTGTTGATGTTCGTCGACGGCGAACCGGTCGCCTGAGCCAGCGGCAGCTGGCGCTAGTGCGATTGCAGGCGCAGCAAGGCGTAAAACGATGCGTCGAAGCCCTCATCACCCGGATCGAGCTGGCGTAACTGCTGCGCCAGCTTGTCGGGTGACGACATCCCTGCGGCAAAACGGTCGCGAACCTTTTTCAGCGTCTGCGCCCGCGCGACCAGCTCGTCGCGCCGCCTTTCAACCCGGCGCCGCTGGCGCCGGTGTGCGCCCACCGAGAGGTTGAGCCACAGGATCAGCGGCAACGCCAGCAGCCAGCGCTCGCCAAACAGGGCGACGACGGCAACAAGGATCAACAGCAGATACCAAAGCTGATCGGCCATCTCCAGCTGCGGCAACCACACCGACAGACTCGGCCAGCGCGCCTTGAAAGTCGATGCGATCCAGGCATCGTCACCGGCCTCGCGCTTTTTGCGCACCAGCATCGCATCCAGTGCCAGCGTCGCATACCACTGGCTCACCACCTTGCAATGCAGCCACGGCGTCGCCAGGTAGAGATCAAGCTGCTGCTGGTAAAGCCGATGAAACGCATCGCTCGCCAACGGCGGCACATCTTCGCTGAAGGGCTGCGCTGCGGCACGCTGCACCAGCAGCGGCCAGCCGGCGATCTCAGCCAGCAGCCGTCGGCGCTCGGCCAGCAGCTCGGGGGCAATTGTCAGTTGCGGATGATCGAGCCTCAGGTAGTGCCCGAGCAGGGCTTCGAGATCGGCAAAATCGGGCGCCTTTCCAGGTGCGGCAACCAGGGCGGCGCGCAGCCGCGCGACCTCGGCGCTCACCGCCGCGCCGATCGGCGCAGCCTCGGGCACCCAAGGCATGCGCACCAGCGCATCGGCCTTGAACAGGCTTTCGTCGTAATAACGGACAAAGGCGGCGTTGTAGCGCATCCGCTCTTCTTCGTCGCGCTGCTTGTCGCCGGAGACGAGCGGCGGCGTGGGCGGCTGGCGTTTCAGATCAACCAGAATGCGGTTGGCGTACGTTTCCAGCTCCGGCGCGATCCCGGCATGGGCGAATACCGGCTCCAACTCACGCCGGCGCGAGCGCCATTCCTCAAGCGCTTGCCAAATCGTCCAGTCGGTCATTGCGCGAACCGTGAGGTCAAACGATGCGGCATGCCGTCTCGAATGGCAGACGCGGATTGCGCGGGTGCAGTTTCTCGCGCACGCCATAACCCAGATTGATCAGGAAGTTCGAGCGCCAGTTTGTGCCCTCGAAGAACGCGGCATCGACCACCGCGTTATCGAAACCGGACATCGGCCCGCAATCGAGCCCGAAGGCACGCGCCGCCAGCATCAGATACGCCCCCTGCAGGCTGCCGTTGCGCAGGCACGTCGCCTGAATCACCGCATCGTTGCCGGCAAACCAGCTCCTGGCATCGGCCTGCGGAAACAGCGCCGGCAGCTCGTCGTAAAAAGCCAGATCGTAGGCGACGATCACCGTCACCGGTGCGGCCATGGTCTTGTCGCGATTGCCCTCGGATAGCGCGGGCTTGAGCTTCTCCTTGGACTCGGGCGAGCGAACGAATACAAAGCGCGCCGGCGAACTGTTGGCCGAGGTCGGACCAAACTTGAGCACGTCGTACAACGATTTCAGCGTTTCGTCGTCGATCTGGCGGTCGTCGAAGTAGCTGAACGTACGCGCCTCGCGGAAAAGCTGGTCCAGCACTGCGGCGTCGAGAACCTGGGACATGGTCATTCCTTGCGTTTCAGGCGCGCTTCAATCGCGTCGCACAGGGTTTCAAGAATGGTAACGCGGGCATGGTATTTGTTGTTGGCGCCGATCAAGTGCCACGGCGCGATCGCCGAACTGGTGCGATCGATCATGTCGCTGGCGGCGACGATGTAATCGTCCCAGCGATCGCGATTGCGCCAATCTTCATCGGTAATTTTGAAGTGTTTCCACTCGATCGATTCGCGCTCCTTGAAGCGGCGCAACTGCTCGTCGGAATCGATCGCCAGCCAGAATTTGACCACGATGATATTGGCCGCGTCGAGCTGAGCTTCGAAGTCATTGATCTCGTTGTAGCCGCGCATCCAGTCGAACTGGCTGGCGAAGCCCTCGACCCGTTCGACCAGTACCCGGCCGTACCAGGAGCGGTCGAAGATCCGCACCTGACCATGCGGCGGCACATGGCGCCAGAAGCGCCACAGATACGGTTGGGCGCGCTCTTCGTCGGTTGGCGCGGCGATAGGCACAATGCCGTACTGGCGCACGTCAAGCGCAGCGGTGATGCGGCGGATGCTGCCACCCTTGCCGGCGGCATCCATGCCCTCGAACACGGTGATGACGCCCATTTTCTTGAAGCCGCGCTTGCGCGTCAGCTGGTTGAGCCGCCCCTGCGCCTCGGCCAGACGCCGCTCGTAGTCTTGCTTGCCGAGTTTATGATTGAGCTCAAGCTTGTCGAGCAAACGCACCCCATCGACCGATGGCAGCAGCGGCGCAGCATCGCCATAAGGCTGGAACTGTTTGTCGAAGCGCGCATTCAGCGCGTCGAGCAGTTGCTGGCCGACCGAAATCGCGCGGTAATTGGCATCATTGCCCTCGACCACCCGCCACGGCGCAAACGCAAGGTTCGTTCCCTGCAGCATCTGCTGGCACGCATCGAGGATCTGATCGTAGTTTTTCAGGAACCAGCGATCCTCATCGCAGACGCGCCAAGCGGTCAGCGGATCGGATTCGAGCTGCTTAAGGCGTTTTTTCAAATCAGCCTTGGGCAGGTGCAGCCAGAACTTCATCAGCAACACCCCCTCGGACGCGAGCATGCGCTCGAAGCGGGTGAGCTGTTCGATTTCGTGCTCGAAATCGGCCTGACACTCACCACGCAAAGCATCCCACACCGGGCCGTGATACCAGCCACCAAAGAAGATCGCGGAGCTGCCCTTGGGCGGTAGCGCACGCCAATAGCGCCACAGTGGTGGACGATCGGCCTCTTCATCGGTCGGCTCGCCAAAGGCGTGGCTGGCGATATGCCGCGGATCCATCCATTCGTTCAGGAGGCTGGCGATTTCGCCACGTCCACCGGTCGGCACCCCCGCCAGCAGGATCACCACAGGGAAATCGCCCAGTTGCTTGAGCTTGAACTGCGCCGCCAGCAGCGCCTGGCGCAACACCCCTTCACGCTGGCGGTAATCCTCCTTGCCGATCTTGTGTCCCAGCGTTGCCGAATCGAACATACCGTGCTCCTTGTTGATCTTGTGCGCCATTATCAGGTCGAATCGCGCCAGCAGGACAAGCAGCGCATGCTGCCGGCAAAGAAAAAGGGAAGCGCATGCGCTCCCCTTTAGCTGTTGGGCCGAACCGGATCAGACCGAGAACGACGAACCGCAACCGCAAGTCGATTGTGCATTCGGGTTCTTGATCGTGAACTGCGAACCCTCGAGGCTGTCGACATAGTCGATTTCAGCGCCGACGAGGTACTGGTAGCTCATCGGATCGACCAGCAGCGTGACGCCGGCTTTGTTGACTTCGGTGTCGTCGTCATTGACGATTTCGTCGAAGGTGAAGCCGTACTGGAAGCCCGAACAGCCGCCGCCGGTCACGAAAACGCGCAGCTTGAGGTCGGGATTGCCTTCCTCGGCGATCAGCTCGGCCACCTTGCCTGCAGCTGCATCGGTAAACAGGAACGGGCTGGGCATCTCGGTAGTTGCGGTGGTCATCGCATACTCCACAATTAATAGTTGACTAAACAAGTAGGATTATCGCGCCGACCCCGGCATCGGGTCAATCGGTGCTCGCTGGCACTTCTTCCGGTGTGATCATCCGCGCGCCTTCCAGCGGAATCAGCCGGCCTTCGATCACCGCGCCCGGGTGCATTTCCAGCGTTTTATAAGTGAGATCGCCGCGCACGCGCGCCTTGGGCTGCAGCTCAACATAGTGGCTCACCTCGATCGGCCCGGCAATTTCACCATTGAGGATCAAATGGGTTGCGCGCACGCCGCCCTCGATTCGGGCTTTTTCGGAAACCACCAGCGTACCGTGCTGCGCATCGAGCGCGATCACATTGCCGGCAATCGTACCGTCAACGCGCAAACCACCGGCAAAACGCAGTTCGC encodes:
- a CDS encoding class II glutamine amidotransferase, which encodes MCQLLGMNCNVPTDIVFSFEGFHRRGGLTDHHADGWGIAFFEDRGCRLFLDYLPSITSPIAELVRAYPIKSRNVIAHIRKATQGTVNLANTHPFRRELWGQYWIFAHNGNLDGLPSLAGSRFQPVGDTDSEQAFCWLLDALARRFPSAPARDELYAALKPLADELASRGSFNFLLSNGELLFARCATDLHYIIRRAPFSTAHLSDADVSIDFSSVTTPDDRVAVIATQPLTDNETWIKMKSGQLLMFVDGEPVA
- a CDS encoding malonic semialdehyde reductase gives rise to the protein MSQVLDAAVLDQLFREARTFSYFDDRQIDDETLKSLYDVLKFGPTSANSSPARFVFVRSPESKEKLKPALSEGNRDKTMAAPVTVIVAYDLAFYDELPALFPQADARSWFAGNDAVIQATCLRNGSLQGAYLMLAARAFGLDCGPMSGFDNAVVDAAFFEGTNWRSNFLINLGYGVREKLHPRNPRLPFETACRIV
- the pap gene encoding polyphosphate:AMP phosphotransferase; the protein is MFDSATLGHKIGKEDYRQREGVLRQALLAAQFKLKQLGDFPVVILLAGVPTGGRGEIASLLNEWMDPRHIASHAFGEPTDEEADRPPLWRYWRALPPKGSSAIFFGGWYHGPVWDALRGECQADFEHEIEQLTRFERMLASEGVLLMKFWLHLPKADLKKRLKQLESDPLTAWRVCDEDRWFLKNYDQILDACQQMLQGTNLAFAPWRVVEGNDANYRAISVGQQLLDALNARFDKQFQPYGDAAPLLPSVDGVRLLDKLELNHKLGKQDYERRLAEAQGRLNQLTRKRGFKKMGVITVFEGMDAAGKGGSIRRITAALDVRQYGIVPIAAPTDEERAQPYLWRFWRHVPPHGQVRIFDRSWYGRVLVERVEGFASQFDWMRGYNEINDFEAQLDAANIIVVKFWLAIDSDEQLRRFKERESIEWKHFKITDEDWRNRDRWDDYIVAASDMIDRTSSAIAPWHLIGANNKYHARVTILETLCDAIEARLKRKE
- the erpA gene encoding iron-sulfur cluster insertion protein ErpA; its protein translation is MPSPFLFTDAAAGKVAELIAEEGNPDLKLRVFVTGGGCSGFQYGFTFDEIVNDDDTEVNKAGVTLLVDPMSYQYLVGAEIDYVDSLEGSQFTIKNPNAQSTCGCGSSFSV
- a CDS encoding polymer-forming cytoskeletal protein codes for the protein MFKKKKGSQRIDSLIGHGTQFDGELRFAGGLRVDGTIAGNVIALDAQHGTLVVSEKARIEGGVRATHLILNGEIAGPIEVSHYVELQPKARVRGDLTYKTLEMHPGAVIEGRLIPLEGARMITPEEVPASTD